TGTGACGAGCCGACATCGAGGTGCCAAACCCCTCCGTCGATATGAGCTCTTGGGAGGGATCAGCCTGTTATCCCCGGAGTACCTTTTATCCTTTGAGCGATGTCCCTTCCATGCGGAAACACCGGATCACTATGCTCTAGTTTCCTACCTGATCGACTTGTATGTCTCCCAGTCAAGCGCCCTTATGCCATTACACTCTACGGACGGTTACCAATCGTCCTGAGGGCACCTTTAGAAGCCTCCGTTACACTTTTGGAGGCGACCACCCCAGTCAAACTACCCACCAAACAGTGTCCCCGTTACAACGGGTTAGAACTCAAATAATCAAAGGGCCGTATTTCAACAGCGACTCCACACAAACTGGCGTCTGCGCTTCAAAGTCTCCGGCCTATCCTACACATCAATTACCCAAATTCAATGTTAAGCTATAGTAAAGGTTCACGGGGTCTTTTCGTCCCATCGCGGGTAATCGGCATCTTCACCGATACTACAATTTCACTGAGCTCACGGTTGAGACAGTGTCCAGATCATTACACCATTCGTGCAGGTCGGAACTTACCCGACAAGGAATTTCGCTACCTTAGGACCGTTATAGTTACGGCCGCCGTTTACTGGGGCTTCAATTCAATGCTTCTCTTGCGATGACATCTCCTCTTAACCTTCCAGCACCGGGCAGGTGTCAGGCTGTATACGTGATCTTTCAATTTGGCACAGCCCTGTGTTTTTGTTAAACAGTTGCCTGGACCTATTCTCTGCGCCCAACTCTCGTTGGGACCCTTTATCCCGAAGTTACAGGGTCAATTTGCCTAGTTCCTTAACCGTGAATCACTCAAGCGCCTTAGTATATTCAACCCGACTACGTGTGTCCGTTTGCGGTACGGGTACCTCAAGGATTAAGTTTAGCGGATTTTCTCGGGAGTATGTTTACACGCACTATTACCGTTTCCCGAAGGAATTGGTATACTATCAGGTTCGACTCTCGTGGTGGATTTGCCTGCCACAATCAACGTCTACACCCTTCAACGGACTATTCCGTCAGTCCGCGGCGTTGTCACGACTCCGTCTCCACGTCACTCCTTAAGGTAGTACAGGAATATTAACCTGTTCTGCCATCGGCCTCACCGTTCGGCTGAGCCTTAGGACCCGACTAACCCTGATCCGATTAGCGTTGATCAGGAAACCTTAGTCTTTCGGCGAGGGGGTTTCTCACCCCCTTTATCGTTACTTATACCTACATTTGCTTTTCCACACGCTCCAGCAAAGCTCACGCTTCACCTTCGACGCGGAGTGGAATGCTCCCCTACCGATCATTAATGATCCCATAGCTTCGGTAAGATACTTAATGCCCGATTATTATCCACGCCAAACTCCTCGACTAGTGAGCTGTTACGCACTCTTTAAATGAATGGCTGCTTCCAAGCCAACATCCTAGCTGTCTTAGCAATCTGACTTCGTTAGTTCAACTTAGTATCTATTTCGGGACCTTAGCTGATGGTCCGGATTCTTCTCCTTTAGGACATGGACCTTAGCACCCATGCCCTCACTCCTGTGATAGAACTAATGCGCATTCGGAGTTTATCAAGACTTGATAGGCGGTGAAGCCCTCGCATCTTATCAGTCGCTCTACCTCACATTAGTAACTCACAAGGCTGCACCTAAATGCATTTCGGGGAGTACGAGCTATCTCCAAGTTTGATTAGCCTTTCACCCCCACCCTCAGCTCATCCGGAAGCTTTTCAACGCTTATCGGTTCGGTCCTCCAGTTAGTGTTACCTAACCTTCAACCTGGCCAAGGGTAGATCACTTGGTTTCGCGTCTACTCCTTCCGACTTATCGCCCTGTTCAGACTCGCTTTCGCTTCGGCTACGGATCTCTAGATCCTTAACCTTGCCGGAAAAAGTAACTCGTAGGTTCATTATGCAAAAGGCACGCCGTCACAGCATAAGCTGCTCCGACCGCTTGTAGGCGCATGGTTTCAGGGACTATTTCACTCTTCTATTCGAAGTGCTTTTCACCTTTCCTTCACAGTACTGGTTCGCTATCGGTCTCTCGGGAGTATTTAGCCTTACCGGATGGTCCCGGCTGGTTCACGCAAGATTCCTCGTGTCCCGCGCTACTCAGGATACCACTACGCTTCGTTCAGCTTCGAATACCGGACTATCACCGTCTATGGTTTCATTTTCCAAAGAATTCTTCTCACTGAATGTCTTGCGACAACGTGGTCCTACAACCCCAATATTGCCGTAACAACATTGGTTTGGGCTAATCCCCGTTCGCTCGCCACTACTTGGGGAATCATTATTATTTTCTTTTCCTGCAGGTACTAAGATGTTTCAGTTCCCTGCGTTAGCCTCCTGCCAAGCAGGATGACATTCCTTCAGAATGTCGGGTTGTCCCATTCGGAAATCTTCGGATCAAAGGTTATTTGCACCTACCCGAAGCTTATCGCAGCTTATCACGTCCTTCATCGCCTCCGAGAGCCAAGGCATCCGCCATGCGCCCTTGCTTACTTTCTTTCAAACTGACTGCTCCGAAAACTATCCATTACTGAAATGGGAAAATATCGGAGAGAGTACGGTTTGATATATACTTTTAGCTCTTTACTTTTATTTTACTTTTTGTACATCATGTCAAAGATCGTTTCCCATTGCTGGGGATGTGGAGAATAACGGATTCGAACCGTTGACCCTCTGCGTGCAAGGCAGATGCTCTAGCCAGCTGAGCTAATCCCCCGTAAGAGTCGTTTCGGAGTAGTCCCAGGCAGAGTTGAACTGCCGACCTCTACATTATCAGTGTAGCGCTCTAACCAACTGAGCTATAGGACTAGTTCAACCGTGTCTGTCTTTAGACTCGGCTTCTGTTTTCTCTTGTTTATCTCTATCTATATTACTATAGATGGTTGATCTATATATTATAAATAAACAAGTACCAGTAGTACAATCGAAACAGAACCCGGTTCAATATTCCCCTAAAGGAAATGAACCATGAAGTCATTGTAACGACATCGCTCCAGAAAGGAGGTGTTCCAGCCGCACCTTCCGGTACGGCTACCTTGTTACGACTTAGCCCCAATTACCAGTTTTACCCTAGGACGCTCCTTGCGGTTACGTACTTCAGGTACCCCCGGCTTTCATGGCTTGACGGGCGGTGTGTACAAGGCCCGGGAACGTATTCACCGCGCCATGGCTGATGCGCGATTACTAGCGAATCCAGCTTCACGAAGTCGGGTTGCAGACTTCGATCCGAACTGAGAGAGGTTTTTGGGATTGGCATCCTGTCACCAGGTAGCGGCCTTCTGTACCCCCCATTGTAACACGTGTGTAGCCCCGGACGTAAGGGCCGTGCTGATTTGACGTCATCCCCACCTTCCTCACATCTTACGACGGCAGTCTCTCCAGAGTCCTCAGCATGACCTGTTAGTAACTGAAGATAAGGGTTGCGCTCGTTATGGCACTTAAGCCGACACCTCACGGCACGAGCTGACGACAACCATGCAGCACCTTCACAAATGCCTTGCGGCGTATGGGTTTCCCCATAATTCATTTGCAATTTAAGCCCGGGTAAGGTTCCTCGCGTATCATCGAATTAAACCACATGTTCCTCCGCTTGTGCGGGCCCCCGTCAATTCCTTTGAGTTTCACCGTTGCCGGCGTACTCCCCAGGTGGAATACTTAATGCTTTCGCTTGGCCGCTTACTGTATATCGCAAACAGCGAGTATTCATCGTTTACTGTGTGGACTACCAGGGTATCTAATCCTGTTTGATACCCACACTTTCGAGCATCAGCGTCAGTTACACTCCAGTGAGCTGCCTTCGCAATCGGAGTTCTTCGTGATATCTAAGCATTTCACCGCTACACCACGAATTCCGCCCACCTCTACTGCACTCAAGACTGCCAGTATCAACTGCAATTTTACGGTTGAGCCGCAAACTTTCACAACTGACTTAACAATCCGCCTACGCTCCCTTTAAACCCAATAAATCCGGATAACGCTCGGATCCTCCGTATTACCGCGGCTGCTGGCACGGAGTTAGCCGATCCTTATTCATATGGTACATACAAAAGTCCACACGTGGACCACTTTATTCCCATATAAAAGAAGTTTACAACCCATAGGGCAGTCATCCTTCACGCTACTTGGCTGGTTCAGACTCGCGTCCATTGACCAATATTCCTCACTGCTGCCTCCCGTAGGAGTTTGGACCGTGTCTCAGTTCCAATGTGGGGGACCTTCCTCTCAGAACCCCTATCCATCGTAGTCTTGGTGGGCCGTTACCCCCCCAACAAACTAATGGAACGCATCCCCATCTCATACCGAATTTCTTTAATATAAAACCCATGCGGGAAATATATGCTATCGGATATTAATCTTTCTTTCGAAAGGCTATCCCCGAGTATGAGGTAGGTTGGATACGTGTTACTCACCCGTGCGCCGGTCGCCAGCTTTGGTTTGCAAGCAAACCAAACTGATGCCCCTCGACTTGCATGTGTTAAGCCTGTAGCTAGCGTTCATCCTGAGCCAGGATCAAACTCTTCATTGTAAAAGTATTTTTTAATCGGCATGTGCCGGTTATAGCTCTGTTCAGGATGCCGTACAATTTATTGACTTCATTCTAAATACCTGTATCTATTACATATAGATAAACATAAATAACAGATTGTATTGACGGTTCTATCTTTTCTTGTACTACTTGTATTGTTTATCAATATTTCAAAGAACTTGTCGCTTCCGTTTCAAAAGCGGGTGCAAAGGTAAGAGGTTTATTTTTAACTACCAAACTTTTTCGGAAGTTTTTTTTTCAGTTTTTCTTTTTATCCGTTTCTCAGACTCTCTATGCGAAAGGGAAAGAATAAATAGAAAGAAGAACAAGCAAAACACCTTTTCTTTGCGAATCGGACTGCAAAGATAAGAACTTTTTTATTTATATTCCAAAACTTTTCGGAAGTTTTTTTGTTCTTGAGTCAAGCAGTCCTGCGCTTTGTCACTAAGTCATTTTCATCAAGGCTTTCTTCTCTCGGAAAGCGGGTGCAAAAGTACTCCCTTTCAGGATACAAAACAAATATATATCACTCTTTTTTCTGATTATTTTTTTATAATCTGACTAACTTGCTGATTGATAGGCTGCTTCAAGAACACCGCCGTTTCTATACAAGAAGCTACGAAGGGAAGAATACAAAACTATACACATTATTATATTTAAACGAGGGAGGAAAGCACTAAACAAAGAAACAAGTAATGCAGGCAGATTTATTCGGTACTAAAAAAAACAGGCCGGATATAAAAAGCGGGGAATTACCCATTCCGACATTTACATACCACCTACCCCTGAGGGGAATCATCCTTCCGGAAGGAGGAGAATAACGGATAATCGAAAAGACATGCTGTTCGTTCCACTACAGTGAACAGGACAGGACACTTCAGTGGAAAGAACCGGCCACCGGAGTGAAAAAGACCGGGCACCGGAGTGGAACAAAAGAGAGGATAGGGGAAAAGCACAAGGAGAAAGACGTAATATTAAAAAAACATGAACATAGCATATGGTATTAAAGGGAAGACTGCAGAAAAAGAAGCATATGGCAGGAGAAAAATATGGAGTAGAGAGAAGAAAGAACAGGAAAGGGGGCTATGAGAAATAACTCAATTATGAGGGAAAAAAACAGAAAAACTATGAGAAATAACTCTGTTCCTTTTTATTTCTCATAAATTAATTAATTGAGAATAAATTAGTTATACAAAAAACATGAGAATATGAGATATGAATCGGATAAAGCGTTGGCATTCCTTCCTTGTGTAATTGAAAATGCTTCCATTAATTGCCCTTTTCTATTTTCAGAAGCAATCAAATCCCCTGTATCATACCTAATAAGCGGCATATCAAAATTATGAAATGATGTTCCTACCAAATGTCCATCAACATTTTCCGTCAAACCATAGGAAAAAAAAGGTTTATATTGATTATTTTTTGATTCATCATAAGCCAAAAAACACATTTCACTATGTCCATACCAAGAAATCCAATCTAAATTCCAATGTTGTTTTATAATAATAAGAATAATGTATAAAAAGTCGATGCATCTCTTTGTGGAACATTATGAAATGGAAGAAGTGATGCAGGAAGAAACCTTGATGAGGGCGTTTCAGAGGTGGAGGAAGTTGGTGAGAGAGAATAAGAATAGTTACTAAATAAAAAAGAGAGAAGCAAAACAAAGCTTTAGTTGTTATTCATACATAAACATATTATATAGATTAAAAAGTCAATATCATGGAGAAAAATATTTTTAAGTTAGATAATGAACAGCTCAAAGCAATAGCCCGTTCATTTAAAGAAAAAGTAGAAAAAGGATTGAACACTGAAAACGCTGAAATCCAATGCATTCCTACCTTTATTACTCCGAAGGCTGACAATATCAACGGTAAATCACTTGTGCTTGATCTCGGAGGAACCAATTATCGGGTAGCACTCGTTGATTTCAGCAAATCGGTACCGGACATTCATCCCAACAATGGTTGGAAGAAAGATATGTCGATCATGAAATCGCTGGGGTATACCCAAGAGGAATTATTTAAAGAGTTGGCAGATATGATCACCGGAATAAAACGGGAGGAGGAAATGCCTATCGGCTATTGCTTTTCTTATCCGACCGAATCCGTGCCCGGCGGGGATGCAAAACTGCTGCGCTGGACAAAGGGAGTTGACATCAAAGAGATGATTGGAAAATATATCGGGAATCCCCTACTCAACTACCTGAATGAAAAGAATAAAATCAAGTTTACGGATATAAAAGTATTGAATGACACCGTAGCCAGTTTATTTGCAGGACTTACAGACAACAGTTATGATGCATATATAGGACTGATTGTAGGAACAGGCACTAATATGGCTACTTTCATCCCAGCCGACAAAATAAAAAAGCTGAATCCAGCGGATAATATTCAAGGCATGATTCCCGTCAATTTGGAATCCGGGAATTTTCATCCGCCATTTCTTACCGGAGTGGATAATACAGTCGATGTAATTTCCGGTAACCCCAGAAAACAACGTTTCGAGAAAGCAGTATCCGGTATGTATCTGGGAGATATTTTAAAAGCAACTTTTCCTTTAGAAGAATTTGAAGAAAAATTTGATGCGCAAAAACTTACCGCTATCATGAACTATCCGGATATATACAAGGATGTATATGTACAAGTGGCGCAATGGATATATACCAGATCGGCACAGTTGGTGGCCGCTTCAATTACAGGGCTTGTCATGTTGTTGAAATCATACAATAAAGATATACGTAGGATTTGCCTGGTGGCTGAAGGCAGTCTTTTCTGGAGTGAGAACAGAAAAGATAAGAATTATCACAGTATTGTTACAGAGGAATTAAAGGAGCTTTTCGACTTGTTCGGTTTGAAAGATGTTACAGTTGATATAAAAAGTATGAATAATGCGAATCTGATAGGTACAGCCATTGCGGCATTATCGTAACAAAGAAAATTCGGTGCTGTATCAAAGCCCTGATGCAGCACCGAATCTGTTTCAAACCATACCTATGACATAGCTTTTTATTATACCTTAAAACGGCTATTTTATTTGAAGTGCAAAACCTCCTCCGGGAGCCAGATGAATTTTCAACTTGCTATCCTTCTTTACAGAGAAAGATTCCCGTTTATAGTCACGTCCGACACGGTGAGCATTGACTCCGTCTTTAAATAAAGTGGCGTTATATGCCTTATCTCCCAAAAAAGAACAATCGACTTCGATATCCCTGGCCGTCCAATCAGTAATTCCGCCTATATACCAGACATCCCCTTTCCGGCGTGCAGTGACAATGTACTCTCCCATTTTACCGTCAAGCACAATGCTTTCATCCCATACAGTCGGAATGGCAGCTATGAAATCTGTTGATTCCGGCTCGCGCATATAGTTGCTCGGGTTATCACATAACATATTGAAAGGTGACTCGAACACCACATACAAAGCCAACTGCCGGCAACGTGTCCCCTGGCTCATCGGTTCTGAATTGCAAGGATAATAATTACCTTTCGAAGCATTCCTCATCGCGCCCTGTGTATAGTCCATAGGACCGGAAACCTGACGAATAAAAGGAATCATCACATCATATTTCACCTGATCGAGTGAAGCCGGGCTCCACTTCATCTGCTCCAGTCCGTTTACCCCTTCGAAGTTCAACACATTCGGATAAGTACGGTTCAGACCTGCCGGTTTGTGTGTGCCGTGCAAATCGAGGATCATCTTATATTTAGCACAAGTCTCGGCGGCCCGGTAGTTGAATGCGGTCATTTCCTGATCGTCACGGTCCATGAAGTCGACTTTGAAGCCTTTCACCCCCATTGCAGCATAATGACGGCAGACATTCTCCATATCACGTTCGAAAGCATAATAACCTGCCCAAAGAATGATACCTACATTTCTGTCAGCGGCATAATCTACCAACTCTTTCAAATCAATATCTTTCACCACCTGCATCAGGTCCGCCTTCAGATTGACCGCCCAACCTTCATCAAGTATCACATATTCTATACCCTTTGACGAAGCAAAATCAATATATGCTTTATAAGTAGCATTATTCACTCCGGTAGCGAAATCGACACTATCCAAGTTCCATGCGTTCCACCAATCCCAAGCCACTTTGCCGGGTTTGATCCATGAAAGATCCGACAAGCGTGAAGGCGCAGCCAGCAAATAGCTCAGATTACTTGACGCCAAGTCTTTATCGGAAGTAGTCACAATAGCCATGCGCCATGGGAAACTTCTGGGCTTATCCACCTTTGCTATATAATCCTCGCGTTCTGCCACCAACATCTGAAGTTTGTTATGTCCGCCCTGAACAGTACGCTTCGGATATGGAGCAAATTTGCCGCTCAACCGATTTTCACCTTTAGCAGCAGACAAGAAAAGCCCCGGATAATTCTCCAGATCGGACTCGGTAATACAAATCTTAACCCCATCACCGGCTTCCACCACTAGCGGCAGAAACATCAAACGCTTCTTATTTTGTTTAGACAGATTATTTGTAACATATGTATTTTCAAAAGAGTTGAAGAACTGAGATTCGTAATCACCGTCCTTTCCTCTATTCACATAAGGCACGGAAGCAACCGCATCAAACGGGAACTGATAGTCAACAATCTCATCCAGCACATTGAAAGGCTTTTTAGCCCGACTAACAAAGCGATAAACGATTCCGTCATCGTATGCTCGAAATTCCACATTCCAGTCTTTTTTAAACCGCAATGTCAGTTCATTATAATGATCTCTCAATTCATTGGCACGATAGAAGGGAGAAGACACCATACGATCAACACTTTTCCGGGAAGTACCGGACAATTTCGCTTTCTCACCCCATACTTCTCCGTTGTCCAACGACATGGCTATCGGCGAGGGAGCCAGAATCTGCCGTCCGTCACAAGTAATATCGTAAGTCAGTTGATCGCCTATGGTAATAGTAGTTTGCAGATTCCCGCCCGGAGAATTCAGAGTAAATTGCTTTTGTGCCTGTGCAGTAAATACACAACATACACACATTAGTAAGACTGTCAGTTTTTTCATGGTTTTAATTATAGTTATTATCAAATCAACAAAAGAACGGTACAAAAATAAAAATAATAAATTAGCAACCTACTATAATACTCCCTTAAAAACATTTTAATAGGAAAGGCTTTGAAAAAACTTTCTCGCTAAATTATGACATCATAGAATAAAAAGCTATTTTTACACCGTTTTTTAATTTTATCTTAAACTAATATTATGTACAAGATTTTTCATGGCTTCCATCTAGTGGAAGCTTATCAGGATTTAAAGAAAGCCAGACGGTTGGCAAAGAATCAGGCAGTGGCCAGATGTATTAAGTTAACCGTAGCTATTACCATTTCCCTTATTCTATGGCTCCTCCCTATCGACACATTTGGTATAGAAGGGTTAACCGTTATAGAACAAAGACTGATTTCTATCTTTATTTTTGCCACACTTATGTGGGTTTTCGAAGCTGTCCCTGCATGGACTACTTCCGTACTGATTGTCGTATTACTATTACTTACCGTTTCCGACAGCAGTTTATGGTTCCTCACTCAAGATATTCCAGCAGGAGAATTGGGACAGACAGTTAAATATAAGTCCATTATGCACTGCTTTGCCGATCCTATCATCATGTTATTTATCGGTGGATTCATACTTGCCATTGCTGCGACCAAAAGCGGTCTGGACGTATTGTTGGCACGTGTCATGTTACGCCCCTTCGGAACACAATCACGCTATGTATTATTAGGATTCATTCTTGTTACGGCTGCATTTTCAATGTTCCTCAGCAACACGGCTACAGCTGCCATGATGCTCACTTTCCTCACCCCTGTATTAAAGGCACTTCCGGCAGACGGCAAAGGAAAAATCGGTCTGGCCATGGCCATTCCCGTAGCTGCTAATGTAGGCGGTATGGGAACTCCTATCGGTACGCCACCCAACGCCATTGCACTAAAATACCTGAATGATCCGGAAGGGTTGAACTTGAATATCGGCTTCGGAGAATGGATGAGTTTTATGCTGCCTTACACCATTATCGTACTGTTTATTGCATGGTTTATTCTTTTGCGGTTGTTCCCTTTCAAACAAAAGAATATTGAATTACAAATTGAAGGCGAAGCAAAAAAGGACTGGCGTTCGGTCGTAGTTTATATTACTTTCGCCATCACGGTCGTATTATGGATGTTCGACAAGGTGACAGGAGTTAACTCCAACGTGGTAGCCATGATTCCGGTAGCCGTATTCTGTATAACAGGAGTTATCACCAAACGCGACCTGGAAGAAATCAGCTGGAGCGTACTCTGGATGGTAGCCGGCGGCTTCGCACTAGGGGTTGCCTTACAGGAAACCGGACTCGCCAAACACATGATCGAAGCAATCCCATTCAACACATGGCCTCCTGTATTAATGATTGTCGGCTCCGGACTGATTTGTTACGCCATGGCAAACTTCATCTCACACACGGCGACTGCCGCATTGCTCGTTCCCATTCTTGCCATTGCGGGAAGCAGTATGCGTGAGAACCTGTCTTCGCTGGGAGGTGTAGAAACTTTATTGATCGGAGTGGCAATCGGTTCATCATTAGCAATGATATTGCCTATCAGTACTCCGCCCAACGCTTTGGCACATGCCACAGGCATGATCCAACAAAAGGATATGGAGAAAGTCGGTATAATCATGGGAATTATCGGACTGATACTTGGATATACCATGTTGATTATACTTGGTTCTAATAAGATGTTATAAATTTAAGTACCCCTTTTCCATAAAATTAAGACATAGAAAAAGCCCTGTGAGAACCAATCATTCTTACAGGGCTTTTTACTAGTCAGTCTTGCTCTGAAGACTGAGAATGTATCTTCTCCGCCTCTACATACTTACTCGGACTTACTCCATAATACTTTTTAAATACCTCACGGAAATATTTCGCATCCGAGAATTCGACCTTGTCGGCAATCTCCGTTATTGTATATTCACCCTGCTTCAGCAACTGTGCAGCATGTTGCAAACGTATCAGCCGGATATAATCAGCCGGAGCATAGCCGGTCAATGCCTTGAGTTTGTTGAAGAAGCTCGTACGACTCATATAATGCAGGTTGCTGAGCATTTCCACATTAAAGTCCGAATCCCCCATGTTCTTCTCTATACATTCCTTGACAGAAGCAATGAATTTCCAGTCTAAGGTATTAGTGCAATTAACCGGAAAATTCGGTTCTTCATCTTCGATACTATTATAAACCCGGCGGAGCAAAGCACGATTTGTTAGTATGTTCTTAATCGTTGCTTTGAGTATCCCCACACTAAAAGGTTTGGTAATATAAGCATCCGCTCCGATTTCCAATCCTTCGAGCATATGTTTCTCATCCCCCAGCGCAGTCAGCAAAACAACCGGAATATGAGACATCTCAAGATCCCCCTTTATAGTTGCACAAAGTTCATCTCCACCCATCTCAGGCATCATTATATCGGATATGACGAGATCCGGATTAAATTCCCGGATTATAATAAGAGCCTCCTTTCCATTCGGACAGGACTGGATATTATAACCCGTCCGAAGCATATCCACCAGATAATTACGCAAATCATCATTATCCTCCACTATCAAAATACGCTGCAAGGAACTGTTGATCTGGGCTATCTCCATATCCGGCAATCCCGGCGTATCACCTGTTACAATAGTCTCCAAACGTTCATCCGGTGTTTTGGGAGAGATAAATTTTGCTTTATGGAAATGGCTATTTCCTTTCGGAAAAGTAATCCGTACACAAGTTCCTTGATTTTCAGCACTCTGAATCTGAATCTTACCTTTATGTAACTTAACCAGTTTGTATACCAGCATCAGTCCGATTCCGCTACCTGTCACCTTCAGATTAACGACATTACTACCCCGAAAATAGTTTCTGAACAATTTCTTCTGTTCACACGTTGGAATACCGATTCCCGTATCTTTCACCTCAATACTCCAACTATTTCCTTCCTCGGAAGCGTAAATACACACACTACCGTCTTCAGGTGTATATTTCAATGCATTTGAGAGAATATTCTTCAGAATAGAGCCCATTTTGTCACTATCAAACCACACACTCAAATAGTCAAAATTGCTTTCATAAACAAACCTTACATGCTTCATCTCGGCATATTTGCGGAAAGTGGCGCAAACATCATTCATATAAGTATTCAACTCATACTCAGAAACATAAAGAGTGGAAGAGTAGACATCTATCCGTTCGAAATTTATCAGGTTGGTTGTCAACTGAAGTAATGTATTCACATTTTTAAGAGCCATATTTATATGAGGTAGTGCCTGTTCAGCCCCCATGCGATTTTCCAAGACTTCCTCCAATGGAGCTTTTATCAATGTTAACGGTGTACGTATGTCGTGTGCCGTATTAATGAAGAACCGTGTTTTTTCGTCCGACACCTTCTTCTGTTTATGCAACATGATGATACGGAATATAATACCCATAACCAACACCAACAGGATTACATATCCCACCATAGCCCATACACTGGCCCATACAGGAGGCGTTATAATAATCTGAATGCTTCTTGTCTCATAAGTCTTATATTTTTCTTCATTGGATACGGCACGAATTTGTAATGTATAACTACCGGGAGGTAGATTTCTGATGATAATCCGGTTATCCTGACTCGGACGGCTCCACTCTTTATGATAACCATCGATTTTCCATGAAAAAAGAATATTGGAAGGATAATCATAGTTGATAGAAGCTACATCAAGAGAAAACGTGTTTTGTCCGTAAGCTAGTTCCAGCCGGTCAGTTTCGTCAATATCCTTTTCCAAAGGTGATCCTTCATCACCCGGGTAAACAGGATGATAAGCTATCATAAAATCACGCAATAGCAAACGCGAATAATGTGGCTCCGGTATCTGTATGTCTGTTGGAAATTTGACAGCACCGTCATTTCCCCCGAAAACAAGCGCACTTTTGTTATAGGTCGTAGCAGAGCCTGCATTAAAATTAACACTCATCAATCCTTGTTCCCGTGTCCAGTTACGAAAGAAGTGCTCCTCAGGTGAATAAATCGTTATGCCATTTTCCGTACCCATCAGGAGACTCCCGTCCTGACGCGGAAGAATTGTATAAATATTATCGGAGATCAGCGCACAGTTGTCACTTCGGTACTGATAAATAAAGTTCTTCTTATTAATGTCATAAACAAGAAGTCCGGCTCCACGGGTACCAATATACAAAATTCCGTCTTCTCTTTGGTATAATGCGCATATATAGA
The nucleotide sequence above comes from Bacteroides caccae. Encoded proteins:
- a CDS encoding hybrid sensor histidine kinase/response regulator transcription factor; protein product: MNGFVKMGRCLFFVLLLISSTVSKGQIYKYIGLEDGLNNQKIYHIQKDQRGYMWFLTQEGIDRYDGKHIKHYNFSDDSMKLDSRIALNWLYMDSENVLWVIGQKGRIFRYDLQHDKFELVYVHPELIRNKSQAFLNYGYLDKSDRIWLCCKDSIIWYNIRTGTTTHMPAPAIGEITTIEQADGNHFFIGTGSGLFRAGIGDGRLKLLSDETVESISTPVHELYYHAVSKQLFIGSYKEGVLIYDMEGTGKIIPCQSPNNVEINQIVALNAHELLVATGGKGVYKLDVNTCMSEPYITANYSSYNGMNGNNINDIYVDEEERIWLANYPTGITVRNNRYGSYDLIRHSLGNSRSLVNDQVHDVLEDSDGDLWFATSNGISIYQTDTKEWRSFFSSFDPVPDDENHIFLALCEVSPGVIWAGGFTSGIYKIEKKKGFKISYLSPAAIAGVRPDQYIFDIKKDSGGDIWSGGYYHLKRINLETKSVRLYPGVNSITTIQEKDSRQMWIGTRMGLYLLDKQSGVYRYIDLPVESLYICALYQREDGILYIGTRGAGLLVYDINKKNFIYQYRSDNCALISDNIYTILPRQDGSLLMGTENGITIYSPEEHFFRNWTREQGLMSVNFNAGSATTYNKSALVFGGNDGAVKFPTDIQIPEPHYSRLLLRDFMIAYHPVYPGDEGSPLEKDIDETDRLELAYGQNTFSLDVASINYDYPSNILFSWKIDGYHKEWSRPSQDNRIIIRNLPPGSYTLQIRAVSNEEKYKTYETRSIQIIITPPVWASVWAMVGYVILLVLVMGIIFRIIMLHKQKKVSDEKTRFFINTAHDIRTPLTLIKAPLEEVLENRMGAEQALPHINMALKNVNTLLQLTTNLINFERIDVYSSTLYVSEYELNTYMNDVCATFRKYAEMKHVRFVYESNFDYLSVWFDSDKMGSILKNILSNALKYTPEDGSVCIYASEEGNSWSIEVKDTGIGIPTCEQKKLFRNYFRGSNVVNLKVTGSGIGLMLVYKLVKLHKGKIQIQSAENQGTCVRITFPKGNSHFHKAKFISPKTPDERLETIVTGDTPGLPDMEIAQINSSLQRILIVEDNDDLRNYLVDMLRTGYNIQSCPNGKEALIIIREFNPDLVISDIMMPEMGGDELCATIKGDLEMSHIPVVLLTALGDEKHMLEGLEIGADAYITKPFSVGILKATIKNILTNRALLRRVYNSIEDEEPNFPVNCTNTLDWKFIASVKECIEKNMGDSDFNVEMLSNLHYMSRTSFFNKLKALTGYAPADYIRLIRLQHAAQLLKQGEYTITEIADKVEFSDAKYFREVFKKYYGVSPSKYVEAEKIHSQSSEQD